A single region of the Changchengzhania lutea genome encodes:
- a CDS encoding RNA polymerase sigma factor, with protein sequence MSLKQLIEKCKSNDTKAQGELYKLFSSKLFSTCLKYSRNYVEAEDNLQDAFLIIFDKIGQYKNKGSFEGWLKRITVNTVLQRYRSEKIFDIINENIEDDVDIELDEASISIDYLLKIIQDLPDRYRLVFNLYVLDGYSHKDIAEMLDINIGTSKSNLARARHILKQTINNYKSTQRLQSL encoded by the coding sequence TTGAGTTTAAAACAACTCATAGAAAAATGTAAATCGAATGATACTAAAGCACAAGGAGAATTATACAAGCTCTTTTCGAGCAAACTATTTTCAACCTGCTTAAAGTATTCGCGTAACTATGTCGAAGCAGAAGATAATTTGCAAGATGCCTTCTTGATAATCTTCGATAAAATTGGACAGTATAAGAACAAAGGCTCTTTTGAAGGTTGGCTTAAGCGTATTACTGTAAACACCGTATTACAACGGTATAGAAGCGAAAAAATTTTTGATATTATAAACGAAAATATTGAAGATGACGTAGACATAGAATTGGACGAAGCCTCAATTTCAATCGATTATCTTTTAAAAATAATACAAGATTTACCCGACCGGTATCGATTGGTTTTTAACCTTTATGTGCTTGATGGATATTCACATAAAGATATTGCAGAGATGCTAGATATTAATATCGGCACATCAAAATCAAATTTGGCAAGAGCAAGACATATTTTAAAACAAACCATCAACAATTATAAATCAACACAACGATTACAATCCTTATAA
- the recA gene encoding recombinase RecA, producing MGNEKEAKLKALKLTLDKLDKAYGKGTVMKMSDSAVVDVEAIPSGSLGLDIAMGVGGYPRGRVVEIYGPESSGKTTLTLHAIAEAQKAGGIAAFIDAEHAFDRFYAEKLGVDIDNLIISQPDNGEQALEITDNLIRSGAIDIVVIDSVAALTPKSEIEGEMGDSKMGLHARLMSQALRKLTGSISKTNCTVIFINQLREKIGVMFGNPETTTGGNALKFYASVRLDIRRSTQIKDSNGNVLGNKTRVKVVKNKVAPPFKMAEFDIMYGEGISKAGEILDVAVELEIVKKSGSWFSYDDTKLGQGRDAVKAIIKDNPELFEELEEKIKAAIKVS from the coding sequence ATGGGCAATGAAAAAGAAGCGAAATTAAAAGCGCTAAAACTTACATTAGACAAATTAGATAAGGCATACGGTAAAGGCACCGTTATGAAAATGAGCGATTCGGCTGTGGTAGATGTAGAGGCTATTCCTTCAGGGTCTTTAGGTTTAGATATCGCCATGGGCGTTGGTGGTTACCCTCGTGGGCGTGTTGTTGAAATATATGGCCCTGAATCTTCAGGAAAAACAACTTTAACTTTACACGCTATTGCCGAGGCTCAAAAAGCTGGTGGGATTGCTGCGTTTATTGATGCCGAACATGCTTTTGATAGATTCTATGCAGAAAAATTAGGTGTTGATATTGATAATTTAATTATTTCTCAACCAGATAATGGAGAACAGGCTCTAGAGATTACAGATAACCTGATTCGTTCTGGCGCTATTGATATCGTAGTTATCGATTCTGTGGCGGCACTTACTCCAAAAAGTGAGATAGAAGGTGAGATGGGTGATTCCAAAATGGGACTGCACGCGCGTCTCATGTCCCAGGCCTTAAGAAAACTTACAGGCTCTATTAGCAAAACAAATTGTACCGTTATTTTTATTAACCAGTTACGTGAAAAAATTGGTGTCATGTTCGGTAATCCTGAAACAACTACTGGTGGTAACGCACTTAAATTTTATGCCTCGGTAAGATTGGATATTAGACGTTCTACCCAAATAAAGGACAGTAACGGGAATGTTTTAGGAAATAAAACCCGAGTTAAAGTCGTTAAAAACAAAGTGGCGCCACCATTTAAAATGGCAGAGTTCGATATTATGTATGGCGAAGGTATTTCAAAAGCAGGTGAAATATTGGATGTTGCCGTAGAACTTGAAATTGTTAAAAAAAGTGGATCTTGGTTTAGTTATGATGATACGAAATTAGGGCAAGGTCGAGATGCTGTAAAGGCCATTATAAAAGACAACCCCGAGCTCTTTGAGGAGTTAGAAGAAAAAATAAAAGCCGCTATAAAGGTTTCTTAA
- the trhO gene encoding oxygen-dependent tRNA uridine(34) hydroxylase TrhO: protein MQLYNTLSAKERAELIDKAGKNRLTLSFYKYAKIGNPHLFRDHLFITWNALDVLGRIYVAHEGINGQLSLPADRFNEFKSHLDSITFLKNIRLNIAVEQYNKSFLKLKVKVREKIVADGLNDDTFDVTNKGIHVGAKQFNNLIEDEKTVLVDMRNHYESEIGHFKNAVTPDVDTFRESLDIIEADLKDYKEDKNLVMYCTGGIRCEKASAYFKHKGFKNVYQLEGGIIEYTRQINDENLENKFLGQNFVFDDRRAERISEDVIANCHQCGNPFDEHTNCANEACHLLFIQCNDCKKEMDNCCSTKCKEINALPYQEQKELRKGQGNSNDIFKKGRADHLPYKKDLRNIFESFKPSS from the coding sequence ATGCAACTGTACAATACATTAAGCGCTAAAGAAAGAGCTGAATTGATTGATAAAGCAGGTAAAAATCGATTAACGCTTTCTTTTTATAAATATGCCAAAATTGGCAACCCGCACCTTTTTAGAGACCATTTATTTATTACCTGGAATGCCTTAGATGTTCTGGGAAGAATCTATGTGGCACATGAAGGGATTAACGGGCAATTATCATTACCGGCAGATCGCTTTAACGAATTCAAATCTCATTTAGACAGTATTACGTTTTTAAAGAACATTCGACTGAATATTGCTGTAGAGCAATACAATAAATCGTTCTTAAAGCTAAAAGTAAAGGTTCGTGAAAAAATTGTGGCAGATGGATTAAATGACGATACTTTTGATGTTACAAATAAAGGGATTCACGTAGGTGCCAAACAATTCAATAACCTTATAGAAGATGAGAAGACGGTGTTGGTCGATATGCGTAATCATTACGAAAGTGAAATTGGTCATTTTAAAAATGCGGTCACCCCAGATGTCGATACTTTTAGAGAATCTTTAGATATCATTGAAGCCGATTTAAAAGACTACAAAGAAGATAAAAACTTGGTTATGTATTGCACCGGTGGGATTCGTTGTGAAAAAGCCAGCGCTTATTTTAAGCACAAGGGCTTTAAAAATGTCTATCAATTAGAAGGCGGGATAATTGAATACACGCGACAAATAAATGATGAAAATTTGGAAAATAAATTCCTCGGTCAGAATTTTGTATTTGATGATAGAAGAGCTGAACGTATTAGCGAAGACGTGATTGCAAATTGCCATCAGTGTGGAAACCCGTTCGATGAGCATACCAATTGTGCCAATGAAGCCTGCCATTTACTGTTTATTCAATGTAACGATTGTAAAAAAGAAATGGATAACTGCTGCTCAACCAAATGTAAAGAAATAAATGCCTTACCTTACCAAGAACAAAAAGAACTCAGAAAGGGACAAGGGAACAGCAACGATATATTTAAAAAAGGACGTGCGGACCATTTGCCTTATAAAAAAGATTTAAGAAACATATTTGAGTCTTTTAAACCCTCATCTTAG